A region of Streptomyces halobius DNA encodes the following proteins:
- a CDS encoding glycosyltransferase — MEWIGAGSLLAWVWLLLGQGFFWRTDVRLPPRRDPERWPSVAVVVPARDEAAVLPESLPSLLAQKYPGRAEVFLVDDGSTDGTGALARTLAAERGGLPLTVSSPGEPEAGWTGKLWAVRQGIALARFRVAPEYLLLTDADIAHEPDSLRELVAAARSADLDLVSQMARLRVVTFWERLIVPAFVYFFGQLYPFRWVNRPGARTAAAAGGCVLLRLDAAERAGIPESIRHAVIDDVTLARAVQRNGGTIWLGLAERVNSVRPYPRLAELWRMVSRSAYAQLLHRPLLLAATVAGLALVYLAPPVVLVAGLAGGDRAVATLGGAAWVVMCGTYLPMLRYYRQAPWTAPLLPFTALLYLLMTLDSAVQHYRGRGAAWKGRTYGAL, encoded by the coding sequence ATGGAGTGGATCGGCGCCGGGTCGCTGCTGGCCTGGGTGTGGCTGTTGCTGGGGCAGGGCTTCTTCTGGCGGACGGACGTACGGCTTCCGCCGCGCCGGGATCCGGAGCGCTGGCCTTCGGTCGCCGTGGTCGTCCCGGCGCGGGACGAGGCCGCGGTGCTGCCGGAGAGCCTGCCGTCCCTGCTCGCGCAGAAATATCCGGGCCGGGCGGAGGTCTTCCTCGTCGACGACGGCAGTACGGACGGGACCGGCGCACTGGCCCGTACGCTGGCGGCCGAGCGGGGCGGGCTGCCGCTGACGGTCTCCTCGCCCGGTGAGCCGGAGGCGGGGTGGACGGGGAAGCTGTGGGCCGTACGGCAGGGGATCGCGCTGGCGCGGTTCCGGGTCGCGCCGGAGTATCTGCTGCTGACGGACGCGGACATCGCCCATGAACCGGACAGTCTGCGGGAGTTGGTGGCGGCGGCGCGGTCGGCGGATCTGGACCTGGTGTCGCAGATGGCGCGGCTGCGGGTCGTGACGTTCTGGGAGCGGCTGATCGTGCCGGCGTTCGTGTACTTCTTCGGGCAGCTCTACCCCTTCCGCTGGGTGAACCGTCCCGGGGCGCGGACCGCGGCCGCGGCCGGCGGCTGTGTGCTGCTGCGGCTGGACGCGGCGGAGCGCGCGGGCATCCCGGAGTCGATCCGGCATGCGGTGATCGACGATGTGACGCTGGCGCGCGCGGTGCAGCGGAACGGCGGCACGATCTGGCTGGGGCTCGCCGAGCGGGTCAACAGCGTGCGCCCGTATCCCCGGCTGGCGGAGCTGTGGCGGATGGTCTCGCGCAGCGCGTACGCCCAGCTGCTGCACCGTCCGCTGCTGCTGGCGGCGACGGTCGCCGGTCTCGCGCTGGTGTATCTCGCACCGCCGGTGGTGCTGGTGGCCGGGCTGGCCGGCGGCGACAGGGCGGTCGCCACGCTGGGCGGGGCAGCCTGGGTGGTGATGTGCGGGACGTATCTGCCGATGCTGCGCTACTACCGGCAGGCGCCGTGGACGGCGCCGCTGCTGCCGTTCACCGCGCTGCTCTATCTGTTGATGACGCTGGACTCGGCCGTCCAGCACTACCGGGGGCGCGGGGCGGCCTGGAAGGGCCGGACGTACGGAGCGCTCTGA
- a CDS encoding DEAD/DEAH box helicase, translating into MNRSTRSHDRYGRSGGAGGRSGGNGSRSGGRSQGSGGRFRSQGPRRAKPAAPQGEFALPVSTTPPLPAVETFAELDMPAPLLATLTRLGVAEPFPIQAATLPNSLAGRDVLGRGRTGSGKTLAFGLALLSRTAGQRAASRAPLALVLVPTRELAQQVTDALTPYAQALNLRMATVVGGMSIGRQAGALRTGAEVVVATPGRLKDLIERGDCRLDEVRTTVLDEADQMADMGFMPQVTELLNQVRADGQRLLFSATLDRNVDKLVRRFLSDPVVHSVDPSAGAVTTMEHHILHVHGADKHATTVEIAARDGRVIMFLDTKHAVDRLAKDLLASGVRASALHGGKSQPQRNRTLQQFKSGQVTALIATNVAARGIHVDNLDLVVNVDPPTDHKDYLHRGGRTARAGESGSVVTLVLPTQRREMTRLMATAGIIPQITQVRSGDAELTRITGAQAPSGTPVTISAPPADRPKRSSSSSRGRRGRPSQARRTANAERSAPRRNSAS; encoded by the coding sequence TTGAACCGCAGCACCCGCTCCCATGACCGCTACGGCCGCTCCGGCGGCGCCGGAGGCCGCTCCGGAGGCAATGGCTCCCGCTCCGGCGGCCGCAGCCAAGGCTCCGGCGGCCGCTTCCGCTCGCAGGGCCCGCGCCGCGCCAAACCCGCCGCCCCACAGGGCGAGTTCGCGCTTCCCGTGAGCACCACCCCGCCGCTGCCCGCCGTCGAGACATTCGCCGAGCTGGACATGCCCGCGCCGCTGCTCGCGACGCTCACCCGGCTCGGGGTGGCCGAGCCGTTCCCCATCCAGGCCGCCACGCTGCCCAACTCCCTCGCCGGACGCGATGTGCTCGGCCGCGGGCGCACCGGATCGGGCAAGACCCTCGCCTTCGGCCTCGCGCTCCTGTCCCGTACAGCCGGGCAGCGTGCCGCGTCGCGCGCCCCGCTCGCGCTGGTCCTCGTCCCCACCCGTGAACTGGCCCAGCAGGTCACCGACGCGCTCACCCCGTACGCCCAGGCCCTGAACCTGCGGATGGCCACCGTCGTCGGCGGGATGTCCATCGGCCGGCAGGCCGGGGCGCTGCGCACCGGCGCCGAGGTCGTCGTGGCCACTCCCGGGCGGCTCAAGGACCTCATCGAGCGCGGCGACTGCCGCCTGGACGAGGTGCGGACCACCGTTCTGGACGAGGCCGACCAGATGGCCGACATGGGCTTTATGCCGCAGGTCACCGAGCTGCTGAACCAGGTGCGCGCGGACGGCCAGCGCCTGCTCTTCTCGGCCACGCTGGACCGCAATGTCGACAAGCTGGTCCGCCGGTTCCTCAGCGATCCGGTCGTGCACTCCGTCGACCCGTCGGCGGGCGCGGTGACCACCATGGAGCACCACATCCTGCATGTGCACGGCGCGGACAAGCACGCCACCACCGTGGAGATCGCGGCGCGCGACGGCCGGGTGATCATGTTCCTGGACACCAAGCACGCGGTGGACCGGCTGGCCAAGGACCTGCTCGCCAGCGGGGTACGGGCGTCCGCGCTGCACGGCGGCAAGTCCCAGCCGCAGCGCAACCGCACCCTCCAGCAGTTCAAGTCCGGCCAGGTCACCGCGCTGATCGCGACCAATGTCGCGGCCCGTGGCATCCATGTCGACAATCTCGACCTGGTGGTCAACGTCGACCCGCCGACCGACCACAAGGACTATCTCCACCGCGGCGGGCGCACCGCGCGGGCCGGTGAGTCCGGCAGCGTGGTGACGCTGGTGCTGCCCACTCAGCGCCGCGAGATGACCCGTCTCATGGCCACCGCCGGTATAATTCCGCAGATCACCCAGGTCCGCTCCGGCGATGCCGAGCTCACCCGCATCACGGGCGCCCAGGCTCCCTCCGGCACCCCGGTCACCATCAGCGCACCGCCCGCCGACCGCCCCAAGCGCAGCTCGTCCTCGTCCCGTGGCCGGCGCGGCCGCCCGTCCCAGGCACGCCGCACCGCGAACGCGGAGCGTTCGGCACCACGACGGAACTCCGCCTCCTGA
- a CDS encoding cold-shock protein, protein MATGTVKWFNAEKGFGFIEQDGGGADVFAHYSNINAQGFRELQEGQKVTFDVTQGQKGPQAENIVPA, encoded by the coding sequence ATGGCGACTGGCACCGTGAAGTGGTTCAACGCGGAAAAGGGCTTCGGCTTCATCGAGCAGGACGGCGGCGGCGCTGACGTCTTCGCCCACTACTCCAACATCAACGCCCAGGGCTTCCGCGAGCTTCAGGAAGGCCAGAAGGTCACCTTCGACGTCACCCAGGGCCAGAAGGGCCCGCAGGCGGAGAACATCGTCCCGGCCTGA
- a CDS encoding NUDIX domain-containing protein: protein MAGKRSAGLLLFRGGGDGFEVMLAHMGGPLWARRDAGAWSVPKGEYVPPEEARDAARREFEEELGLPPPDGRYVPLGESRQSGGKVVTVWAVEGDLDPDRIVPGTFEMEWPRGSGVTRAFPEIDRVAWFAPEAAGTRIVTGQRVFLERLAAHLRSETPE from the coding sequence ATGGCGGGGAAGCGGAGCGCCGGGCTGCTGCTGTTCCGTGGCGGGGGTGACGGGTTCGAAGTGATGCTGGCCCATATGGGCGGGCCGTTGTGGGCCCGGCGGGATGCCGGTGCCTGGTCGGTGCCCAAGGGCGAGTATGTGCCCCCGGAGGAGGCGAGGGACGCCGCCCGCCGGGAGTTCGAGGAGGAGCTGGGGCTGCCGCCGCCGGACGGCCGGTACGTTCCGCTGGGCGAGAGCCGGCAGTCCGGTGGCAAGGTCGTGACGGTCTGGGCCGTGGAGGGCGACCTCGATCCGGACCGGATCGTGCCCGGGACCTTCGAGATGGAGTGGCCGAGAGGATCCGGAGTGACCCGTGCTTTTCCTGAGATCGACCGGGTGGCGTGGTTCGCCCCGGAAGCGGCCGGCACACGGATCGTCACGGGCCAGCGTGTGTTCCTGGAGCGGCTGGCCGCTCATCTTCGGAGCGAGACGCCCGAGTGA
- a CDS encoding glutamate racemase, with protein sequence MKIALMDSGTGLLPAAAAMRRLRPDADLVLSNDPDGMPWGPRTPDDVAAHALAVARAAAAHRPDALIVACNTASVHALPVLRAELEPAVPVVGTVPAIKPAAAGGGPVAIWATPATTGSPYQRDLIERFASGVSVTGVPCPGLADAVEQADESAIDAAVAAAAQRTPQDIRAVVLGCTHYELVAERIRTALQRPGAPALVLHGSAEAVAAQALRRIGAEPAPAAAPTGGLRVLESGRPAGLPAVALAYAAGRLLAGGTEPADAPAADELAATAPRP encoded by the coding sequence GTGAAGATCGCGCTCATGGACTCCGGGACCGGGCTGCTGCCGGCGGCCGCCGCGATGCGACGACTGCGGCCGGACGCCGATCTCGTCCTCTCCAACGACCCCGACGGCATGCCCTGGGGCCCGCGCACGCCCGACGACGTCGCCGCGCACGCGCTGGCCGTGGCACGGGCCGCCGCCGCGCACCGTCCCGACGCCCTGATCGTCGCCTGCAACACCGCCTCCGTGCACGCGCTGCCGGTGCTCCGCGCCGAACTGGAACCCGCCGTGCCGGTCGTCGGCACCGTCCCGGCCATCAAGCCCGCCGCGGCCGGCGGCGGCCCTGTCGCGATCTGGGCCACCCCCGCCACCACCGGCAGCCCCTACCAGCGGGATCTGATCGAACGGTTCGCGAGCGGGGTGAGCGTCACCGGTGTGCCGTGCCCCGGCCTCGCCGACGCCGTCGAGCAGGCGGACGAGAGCGCCATCGACGCCGCCGTCGCGGCCGCCGCGCAGCGCACCCCCCAGGACATCCGGGCCGTCGTCCTCGGCTGCACCCACTACGAGCTGGTCGCCGAACGCATCCGGACCGCCCTCCAGCGGCCCGGCGCCCCCGCTCTCGTCCTGCACGGCTCGGCCGAGGCCGTCGCCGCCCAGGCGCTGCGCCGCATCGGCGCCGAGCCGGCCCCCGCCGCCGCGCCGACCGGCGGTCTGCGCGTGCTGGAGTCCGGCCGTCCGGCGGGACTGCCGGCCGTGGCGCTCGCCTACGCGGCGGGCCGGCTGCTCGCCGGTGGTACGGAACCGGCGGACGCTCCGGCGGCCGACGAGCTCGCCGCCACCGCGCCGCGCCCGTGA
- a CDS encoding TerD family protein yields the protein MSMLKGGNVPVTAPAVRVEVGWHAAPGVPDVDASALLLVSGKVRDDADFVFYNQAAHASGAVRHEGKRPAGGTAMTDTLAVDLAAVEPAVDTVVLAASADGGAFGSVPGLHIRVLDAASGAETARFDSQDATAETAFVLGELYRRQGAWKFRAVGQGYDTGLTGLATDFGISVDGEPAAAPPPAAMPAAPPVAPSAPAPPLPAGQPAASIPSPPGPPAQAPAPAPVRLTKVTLTKEAPAVSLTKQGGTSGAMRVNLNWNSGATGKRLTKKLGRKAMEAIGARGALLPPSGDLDLDLCALYELTDGGAGVVHPIGGNFGALHAPPFIQLDGDDRTGAVASGENLTINLDHQARIKRILIFVTVYAGARSFEGLQATVTLQPQHGAPVDFTLDACTVPSNVCALALITNTGGELVVRREARYLVPEPGVSPQRTVDHAYGWGLDWSPARK from the coding sequence ATGTCGATGCTCAAGGGCGGCAATGTTCCGGTCACGGCACCGGCGGTCAGGGTGGAAGTGGGCTGGCACGCCGCTCCCGGGGTCCCGGACGTGGATGCCTCCGCCCTGCTCCTGGTGTCCGGAAAGGTCCGTGACGACGCGGACTTCGTCTTCTACAACCAGGCGGCGCATGCGTCGGGCGCGGTACGCCACGAGGGCAAGCGGCCGGCCGGCGGCACCGCGATGACCGACACCCTCGCCGTCGACCTCGCCGCCGTCGAGCCCGCCGTCGACACGGTGGTGCTGGCCGCCTCCGCCGACGGCGGCGCCTTCGGGAGCGTCCCCGGTCTGCACATCCGGGTGCTGGACGCGGCGAGCGGCGCCGAAACGGCCCGCTTCGACAGCCAGGACGCCACCGCCGAGACCGCCTTCGTGCTCGGGGAGCTCTACCGCCGCCAAGGCGCCTGGAAGTTCCGGGCGGTGGGGCAGGGGTACGACACCGGGCTCACGGGCCTGGCCACCGACTTCGGCATCAGCGTGGACGGGGAGCCGGCCGCCGCACCGCCCCCTGCGGCCATGCCCGCCGCGCCTCCCGTGGCGCCGTCGGCCCCCGCGCCCCCGTTGCCGGCCGGTCAACCGGCGGCGTCAATTCCGTCTCCGCCGGGACCGCCCGCCCAGGCCCCCGCACCCGCTCCCGTTCGTCTGACAAAAGTCACCCTCACGAAGGAAGCGCCCGCCGTCTCCTTGACGAAGCAGGGCGGCACCTCCGGAGCGATGCGGGTGAACCTCAACTGGAACAGCGGCGCCACCGGAAAGCGCCTGACGAAGAAACTCGGCCGCAAGGCGATGGAGGCCATCGGCGCCCGAGGCGCGCTGCTGCCCCCGTCTGGCGATCTCGACCTCGATCTGTGCGCGCTGTACGAGCTGACCGACGGCGGCGCCGGGGTGGTGCACCCCATCGGCGGCAACTTCGGCGCTTTGCACGCCCCGCCGTTCATCCAGCTCGACGGCGACGACCGCACCGGTGCCGTCGCGTCCGGCGAGAACCTGACCATCAACCTCGACCACCAGGCGCGCATCAAACGCATCCTGATCTTCGTCACCGTGTACGCGGGCGCCCGGAGCTTCGAGGGCCTGCAGGCGACGGTCACCCTCCAGCCGCAGCACGGCGCCCCCGTCGACTTCACGCTCGACGCCTGCACGGTGCCCTCCAACGTCTGCGCGCTGGCCCTGATCACCAACACCGGCGGTGAACTCGTCGTCCGGCGCGAGGCCCGCTATCTGGTCCCCGAGCCCGGCGTCAGCCCGCAGCGCACCGTCGACCACGCCTACGGCTGGGGTCTGGACTGGTCCCCCGCCAGGAAGTGA
- a CDS encoding FAD-dependent monooxygenase — protein MLLCPLPGTEDFQFCAQFDIDRPHASHDVRTIISSRSHLPASAVTHVRCASYYQPHAALAQRFTHGRVFLAGDAAHVHPPGGGQGLNTSVQDAYNLGWKLGQVLRHGADPELLESYAVERLPVAVGVLQLSTRLYRVGRTPEVGSAAQAARRGRMTNQLDVGYRESPLSREARKGLNPAALSAGDRAPDLPFSAGLRSPDDGMPVTRLFDLLRGPQFTLLAVAMNLPVAPSGVRAYRLDDSAVRALYGRGCSWSVRTGTSAWPPTIRRMYPRIWRRSGSPDRTAEAGTGALSKAGVPTAGQHAPSKAAAHTEVDPTSRSPEARRGRHRSLIEVLRESGRFPDRVAGQSAEHAGHSCEVTTCGVVPRHRGMTVLEIFAAGARDGGKVAGEAGRAGNGPPFPGASRREMLAATAAAGLGLFTGCGKPSDRTDAAPRESPRGGRQPSAPSSEPGSAGASSSSGSAGPRAPADPPATSSPSAGPAKRRLELPRGGRELFPRHRLVGFCGLPGAAALGRLGVGAPARRAAELAKLADVHAAGREPLPVLELLAVVTVAEAGHDGTYRTRTPAATVRRFHALAREHRALLLLNIQPGRAAVLDEVAALREWLVHPDVGLALDPEWEMGPHDVPGRTFGRTSGDELTRVARYLSELVDAYGLPQKPLVFHQVATSVVRDESALRTQPGVALIKSVDGIGSPAMKRRTWRHLVAGLPDGLHTGFKLFYEEDAKAGRLMTPEEVLSLGPEPEYVMYE, from the coding sequence ATGCTCCTGTGTCCGCTGCCCGGCACCGAAGACTTCCAGTTCTGCGCGCAGTTCGACATCGACCGGCCGCACGCCTCCCATGACGTCCGCACCATCATCAGCTCCCGCAGCCATCTGCCCGCGAGCGCGGTCACCCACGTCCGGTGCGCGTCGTACTACCAGCCCCACGCCGCGCTCGCCCAACGCTTCACCCACGGCCGGGTGTTCCTCGCCGGCGACGCCGCGCACGTCCACCCGCCGGGCGGCGGACAGGGGCTGAACACCAGCGTCCAGGACGCCTACAACCTGGGCTGGAAGCTGGGACAGGTGCTGCGGCACGGAGCGGATCCGGAGCTGCTGGAGAGCTATGCGGTGGAGCGGCTGCCGGTCGCCGTCGGGGTTCTGCAGCTGAGCACCCGGCTGTACCGCGTCGGCCGCACCCCGGAGGTGGGCAGCGCCGCACAGGCCGCGCGCCGCGGCCGGATGACCAATCAGCTGGATGTGGGCTATCGGGAGAGCCCCTTGTCGAGGGAGGCCCGGAAGGGGCTGAATCCGGCCGCCCTCAGCGCCGGCGACCGCGCTCCCGACCTGCCGTTCTCGGCCGGCCTGCGGTCCCCGGACGACGGCATGCCGGTCACGCGGCTCTTCGACCTGCTGCGCGGGCCGCAGTTCACGCTGCTCGCCGTCGCGATGAACCTGCCCGTCGCGCCCAGTGGCGTGCGTGCGTACCGTCTGGACGACAGCGCGGTCCGGGCGCTTTACGGGAGGGGCTGTTCCTGGTCCGTCCGGACGGGTACGTCGGCTTGGCCACCCACGATCCGGCGGATGTACCCGCGTATCTGGCGACGGTCGGGCTCTCCTGACCGGACGGCCGAAGCCGGTACCGGGGCCCTGTCGAAGGCCGGAGTACCCACCGCAGGCCAACACGCTCCGTCGAAGGCCGCGGCCCACACCGAGGTCGACCCGACGTCGCGGAGCCCCGAAGCCCGTCGAGGTCGGCACCGAAGCCTCATCGAAGTCCTGCGGGAGTCCGGACGATTCCCGGACCGCGTGGCCGGGCAGTCTGCCGAACATGCCGGGCACTCGTGTGAGGTGACCACATGTGGTGTGGTGCCCCGGCATCGCGGAATGACAGTTCTGGAGATCTTCGCGGCGGGGGCGAGGGACGGAGGCAAGGTGGCGGGCGAGGCGGGCAGGGCCGGGAACGGACCGCCGTTCCCGGGGGCGAGCCGCCGGGAGATGCTCGCGGCCACGGCAGCGGCGGGTCTGGGCCTGTTCACCGGGTGCGGCAAACCGTCCGATCGCACCGACGCCGCCCCCAGGGAGTCGCCGCGGGGCGGACGGCAGCCGTCCGCCCCGTCTTCCGAGCCCGGTTCCGCCGGTGCGTCAAGCTCGTCCGGGTCGGCGGGACCGCGAGCCCCCGCCGACCCGCCCGCCACCTCAAGCCCGTCGGCCGGACCGGCGAAACGGCGGCTGGAACTGCCGCGCGGCGGGCGGGAGCTGTTCCCCCGTCACCGTCTGGTGGGCTTCTGCGGCCTGCCCGGTGCCGCGGCGCTCGGCAGGCTCGGCGTCGGTGCCCCCGCCAGAAGGGCCGCCGAGCTGGCGAAGCTGGCGGACGTGCACGCCGCCGGGCGTGAGCCGCTGCCCGTCCTCGAACTCCTGGCGGTGGTCACCGTCGCCGAGGCCGGCCACGACGGCACGTACCGCACGCGCACGCCTGCCGCCACCGTCCGCCGCTTCCACGCCCTCGCACGCGAGCACCGGGCGCTCCTGCTGCTGAACATCCAGCCGGGGCGCGCGGCGGTCCTCGACGAGGTGGCGGCGCTGCGCGAGTGGCTGGTCCATCCCGATGTGGGGCTCGCCCTCGACCCGGAGTGGGAGATGGGCCCGCACGACGTGCCCGGCCGCACCTTCGGCCGTACCAGCGGTGACGAACTGACCCGTGTCGCCCGCTATCTGTCGGAGCTGGTCGACGCGTACGGTCTGCCGCAGAAGCCGCTCGTCTTCCATCAGGTCGCCACGTCCGTGGTGCGCGACGAGTCCGCGCTGCGGACGCAGCCCGGCGTGGCCCTGATCAAGAGCGTCGACGGCATCGGCTCGCCCGCCATGAAGCGGCGCACCTGGCGGCACCTCGTCGCCGGGCTGCCCGACGGTCTCCACACCGGCTTCAAGCTGTTCTACGAGGAGGACGCGAAAGCCGGCCGCTTGATGACACCGGAGGAGGTGCTGAGCCTCGGCCCGGAGCCGGAGTATGTGATGTACGAGTGA
- a CDS encoding NUDIX hydrolase: protein MATPDFIREIRTSIGSQLLWLPGVTAVVFDDAGRVLLGKRVDTGGWAVIGGIPEPGEQPAETAVREVYEETAVQVVPERVVLVETVPPIRYPNGDVCQFMDVTLRCRAIGGEARVNDDESLEVGWFALDALPELADYALTRIKRAVEAGPTWFHGMGEVPQG, encoded by the coding sequence ATGGCGACCCCCGACTTCATCCGTGAGATCCGGACGTCCATCGGCAGCCAGCTCCTGTGGCTGCCGGGGGTGACCGCGGTCGTCTTCGACGACGCGGGACGTGTCCTGCTGGGCAAGCGGGTGGACACCGGCGGCTGGGCGGTGATCGGCGGAATCCCCGAGCCCGGCGAACAGCCCGCCGAGACCGCGGTACGCGAGGTGTACGAGGAGACCGCGGTACAGGTCGTCCCCGAGCGCGTCGTCCTGGTGGAGACGGTGCCGCCGATCCGGTACCCGAACGGTGATGTCTGCCAGTTCATGGATGTGACGCTGCGCTGCCGGGCGATCGGCGGCGAGGCCAGGGTCAACGACGACGAGTCGCTGGAGGTGGGCTGGTTCGCCCTGGACGCCCTGCCGGAGCTGGCGGACTACGCCCTGACCCGCATCAAGCGGGCGGTCGAGGCCGGGCCGACGTGGTTCCACGGGATGGGGGAAGTGCCCCAGGGGTAG
- a CDS encoding DUF6643 family protein, which translates to MTSPRSTYGGGYYASPSFPDTPIYDSLVAERGTPQIAPIRVSPPPYDTGSYLPALPAALPARPSAPSYPSAGQGHPGAAGHPAAPLQHAPAPYIPQQAGARGYPAQQPQQPQRPAAPTGTGYEAMRPAAPMAPRPAAPRPAAPYDDPYGRQYPRGY; encoded by the coding sequence ATGACCTCCCCCCGCTCTACCTACGGCGGCGGCTACTACGCTTCGCCCTCCTTCCCGGACACCCCGATCTACGACAGCCTTGTCGCAGAGCGTGGTACGCCCCAGATCGCCCCGATCCGGGTCTCTCCCCCTCCCTATGACACCGGCTCGTATCTGCCGGCGCTCCCCGCGGCACTGCCCGCACGCCCCTCCGCCCCCTCCTATCCGTCGGCGGGCCAGGGCCATCCCGGCGCCGCCGGGCATCCGGCCGCCCCGCTGCAGCACGCCCCGGCGCCGTACATCCCGCAGCAGGCGGGCGCCCGCGGCTATCCCGCCCAGCAACCGCAGCAGCCGCAGCGTCCCGCCGCGCCGACCGGCACGGGGTACGAGGCAATGCGTCCGGCCGCTCCGATGGCACCGCGTCCCGCCGCACCCCGGCCCGCCGCGCCCTACGACGACCCGTACGGCCGGCAGTACCCGCGGGGGTACTGA
- a CDS encoding ATP-dependent DNA ligase, giving the protein MLLAELARVSADVAATSARSRKTALLAGLFRAAAPEDVPVVIPYLAGRLPQGRIGVGWSVLREPVPPAGHATLTVRDVDAALTGLARVAGPGAQGERRRLVRQLMAAATGPEQRFLVGLLTGEVRQGALDALAVEGLAAATEVPAAELRRAVMLAGSLQDVARAVLSEGPSALAEFRLTVGRPVGPMLAHSAASLDAAIDRLGACAVEQKLDGIRVQVHRDGPDVWIYTRTLDEVTDRLPEVTGLARGLPAARFILDGEVIALGGDGRPVPFQRVAGRFGSRVDVSAARAALPLSPVFFDALSVEDRDLLEQPCERRYAELARLVPEEARVGRCVIRDPGDAAARAAAEDFWRRTLRQGHEGVVIKSLEAPYSAGRRGASWLKVKPVHTLDLVVLAAEWGHGRRTGKLSNLHLGARGPDGGFVMLGKTFKGLTDATLTWQTERLRELAVDDNGHVVTVRPELVVEIAYDGLQTSSRYPAGVTLRFARVVRYREDKTAAEADTVETVLADRAGDAGGASGVPDER; this is encoded by the coding sequence ATGTTGCTGGCCGAGCTCGCGCGGGTGTCGGCGGACGTCGCCGCGACCTCGGCGCGGTCGCGGAAGACCGCGCTGCTGGCCGGGCTGTTCCGGGCCGCCGCCCCGGAGGACGTCCCGGTGGTCATCCCGTACCTGGCGGGACGGCTGCCGCAGGGGCGGATCGGGGTCGGCTGGAGCGTGCTGCGGGAGCCCGTGCCACCGGCCGGTCACGCCACGCTGACCGTGCGCGACGTCGACGCGGCGCTGACCGGCCTGGCCCGTGTCGCCGGGCCCGGCGCGCAGGGCGAGCGCCGGCGACTGGTCCGGCAGCTGATGGCCGCGGCGACCGGACCGGAGCAGCGGTTCCTGGTCGGACTGCTGACCGGGGAGGTACGGCAGGGCGCGCTGGACGCCCTGGCCGTCGAGGGGCTCGCGGCGGCGACGGAGGTGCCCGCGGCGGAGCTGCGACGGGCTGTGATGCTGGCCGGTTCGCTGCAGGACGTCGCGCGGGCCGTACTGTCCGAGGGCCCGTCCGCGCTGGCGGAATTCCGGCTCACCGTCGGGCGGCCCGTCGGACCGATGCTCGCGCACAGCGCCGCCTCGCTGGACGCGGCCATCGACAGGCTCGGCGCCTGCGCCGTCGAGCAGAAACTCGACGGCATCCGGGTGCAGGTGCACCGGGACGGGCCGGACGTGTGGATCTACACCCGCACCCTGGACGAGGTCACCGACCGGCTGCCCGAGGTCACCGGCCTCGCCCGGGGCCTTCCCGCGGCGCGCTTCATCCTGGACGGCGAGGTGATCGCCCTGGGCGGCGACGGCCGGCCGGTGCCGTTCCAGCGGGTCGCGGGCCGGTTCGGTTCGCGGGTGGACGTCTCCGCCGCGCGGGCCGCGCTGCCGCTGTCCCCGGTCTTCTTCGACGCGCTGTCGGTCGAGGACCGCGACCTGCTGGAACAGCCCTGCGAACGGCGTTACGCGGAGCTGGCCAGGCTGGTTCCCGAGGAGGCGCGGGTGGGCCGCTGCGTCATCCGCGACCCGGGGGACGCGGCCGCCCGCGCCGCCGCCGAGGACTTCTGGCGGCGGACGTTGCGGCAGGGCCACGAGGGCGTCGTGATCAAGTCCCTGGAGGCGCCGTACAGCGCGGGCCGCCGGGGCGCCTCGTGGCTGAAGGTGAAGCCGGTGCACACGCTCGATCTGGTGGTGCTGGCGGCGGAGTGGGGGCACGGCCGGCGCACCGGCAAGCTGTCCAACCTCCACCTCGGGGCGCGTGGACCGGACGGCGGGTTCGTCATGCTGGGCAAGACCTTCAAGGGACTCACCGACGCCACGCTCACCTGGCAGACCGAGCGGCTGCGGGAACTCGCCGTCGACGACAACGGCCATGTCGTGACGGTGCGTCCGGAACTCGTCGTGGAGATCGCCTACGACGGACTCCAGACGTCCTCGCGCTACCCGGCGGGTGTGACGCTGCGCTTCGCCAGGGTGGTGCGCTACCGGGAGGACAAGACGGCGGCCGAGGCGGACACGGTGGAGACCGTTCTCGCGGACCGTGCCGGTGACGCGGGCGGTGCGTCCGGCGTACCGGATGAGCGGTAG